A window of Oscillatoria sp. FACHB-1406 contains these coding sequences:
- the bchM gene encoding magnesium protoporphyrin IX methyltransferase produces MSALDDKTVVKDYFNATGFDRWRRIYGDGEVNKVQLDIRNGHQRTIDTVIGWLEADGNVSELSICDAGCGVGSLSIPLAEAGATVFGSDISEKMVEEARERAQQALKDPSKLTLAVQDLESLSGKYHTVICLDVLIHYPQEKAAEMIAHLASLAQSRIIISFAPKTLCLTILKKIGELFPGPSKTTRAYQHREADIIALLEKEGFSIQRTSMTSTRFYFSRILEATR; encoded by the coding sequence ATGAGCGCACTTGACGATAAAACCGTAGTTAAAGATTATTTTAACGCCACAGGATTCGACCGCTGGCGCAGAATTTATGGCGATGGCGAAGTTAATAAAGTTCAACTCGACATTCGCAACGGACACCAAAGAACCATCGATACGGTTATCGGCTGGCTGGAAGCAGACGGCAATGTGTCAGAACTTTCTATCTGCGATGCGGGCTGCGGTGTGGGCAGTTTAAGCATTCCCTTAGCGGAAGCGGGGGCGACGGTGTTCGGTAGCGATATTTCCGAAAAAATGGTGGAAGAAGCGCGAGAACGGGCGCAGCAAGCGTTAAAAGACCCCAGTAAACTCACCTTGGCAGTGCAAGATTTAGAGTCGCTTTCGGGAAAATATCACACGGTTATTTGCCTCGATGTTCTCATCCACTACCCCCAAGAAAAGGCAGCAGAAATGATCGCACATTTGGCTTCTTTAGCCCAATCGCGAATTATTATCAGTTTTGCGCCCAAAACTTTGTGTTTAACTATTCTCAAAAAAATCGGCGAACTCTTCCCCGGACCAAGCAAAACGACGCGCGCCTATCAGCACCGAGAAGCAGATATTATCGCCCTTTTGGAGAAAGAAGGGTTTTCGATTCAACGCACGAGTATGACGAGTACGCGCTTTTATTTTTCCCGCATTCTAGAAGCAACGAGATAA
- a CDS encoding histidine kinase — MSNLNKEKIAEDLGKVKEEGKLRLERIRDILKTAVAQATSELKDGSTEIRGVVKEAVSTAVEAFQEKGGELKEDVTASIEGAIAGLSSTRQNSLAKKQVEVKELQNQLDLAETEMATEIDRTLDEIHTAGEGKSEQVKEAIEAAIGTLKDSEEVALLQKRYAQLKAQLAIVQANLANRYGERYDDVKHYFDDAKAWYDRAKTDPDSTVTLVEEKRQEFERKMGETGSAIAKKEYEIKRQLRELWKSMSEVFQGKH, encoded by the coding sequence ATGAGTAACTTAAATAAAGAGAAAATCGCAGAAGATTTAGGAAAAGTGAAGGAAGAAGGCAAACTTCGCCTAGAACGGATTCGCGATATTTTGAAAACAGCGGTCGCCCAAGCAACTTCGGAATTAAAGGATGGTTCGACCGAAATTCGCGGCGTGGTAAAAGAAGCCGTTTCAACCGCAGTGGAAGCGTTCCAAGAAAAAGGCGGGGAACTTAAAGAAGATGTCACTGCTTCAATTGAAGGCGCGATCGCAGGATTAAGCAGTACCCGACAAAATTCCCTCGCCAAAAAGCAAGTCGAAGTGAAAGAACTACAAAACCAACTCGACCTGGCTGAAACCGAAATGGCGACCGAAATCGATCGCACCCTAGACGAAATTCATACCGCTGGGGAAGGCAAATCCGAGCAAGTCAAAGAAGCGATCGAAGCGGCGATTGGAACGCTCAAAGATAGCGAAGAAGTCGCGCTGTTACAGAAGCGCTACGCTCAACTCAAGGCACAACTCGCGATCGTTCAAGCCAATCTAGCCAACCGTTACGGCGAACGCTACGATGATGTCAAACATTATTTCGACGATGCCAAAGCTTGGTACGATCGCGCCAAAACCGATCCCGATTCCACCGTTACGCTGGTTGAAGAAAAGCGCCAAGAGTTTGAACGCAAAATGGGAGAAACTGGCAGCGCGATTGCCAAGAAAGAGTATGAAATTAAACGCCAATTGCGCGAGCTTTGGAAATCCATGAGCGAAGTTTTTCAGGGTAAACACTAA
- a CDS encoding site-specific DNA-methyltransferase — MIEQGKLWDNQIPEDIAPTFNENARVVLALGDAKEILSAAPTGFAKLIVTSPPYNLGKAYEVSTAIEEYLESLNPIVDELIRVLAPDGSLCWQVGNYVSKGEVFPLDILYYPFFKRHGLKLRNRIVWHFEHGLHAKKRLSGRYETLLWFTKGDEYTFNLDAIRVPSKYPGKRHFKGAKRGQPSGNPLGKNPGDIWRIVEQDWEAEVWNIPNVKANHPEKTIHPCQFPIELVERCVLALTEPDDWVLDPFAGVGSSIIAALGSDRRAMGCEKEEDYLEIARQRIADLKAGTLGYRPLGKPIHAPSDRDKVAQIPIEWKGAETL; from the coding sequence ATGATAGAACAAGGAAAATTATGGGATAACCAAATTCCCGAAGACATTGCCCCAACTTTTAATGAGAATGCCCGCGTTGTTTTAGCACTCGGCGATGCGAAAGAAATTCTGTCTGCGGCCCCTACAGGATTTGCTAAGCTAATCGTTACGTCGCCTCCTTACAATCTGGGGAAGGCTTACGAAGTTTCGACCGCGATCGAGGAATATTTAGAGTCTCTTAACCCAATTGTAGATGAGTTAATTCGCGTTTTAGCGCCGGATGGGTCTTTATGCTGGCAAGTCGGAAATTATGTCAGCAAGGGGGAAGTGTTTCCACTCGATATTCTCTATTATCCCTTTTTTAAGCGCCACGGATTAAAACTCAGAAATCGCATTGTCTGGCATTTCGAGCATGGTTTGCACGCAAAAAAACGATTGAGTGGACGCTACGAAACTTTACTCTGGTTTACCAAGGGAGACGAATATACGTTCAATTTAGATGCGATTCGCGTGCCTTCTAAATATCCCGGTAAGCGCCATTTTAAAGGTGCAAAACGCGGTCAACCTTCGGGTAATCCTTTGGGCAAAAATCCCGGCGATATTTGGCGGATTGTCGAACAGGATTGGGAGGCGGAAGTCTGGAATATTCCTAATGTTAAAGCGAATCATCCGGAAAAAACGATTCATCCCTGTCAATTTCCGATTGAGTTGGTGGAACGGTGCGTATTAGCGCTGACGGAACCGGATGATTGGGTTTTAGATCCTTTTGCGGGCGTGGGTTCTAGCATTATTGCAGCTTTAGGCAGCGATCGCCGCGCAATGGGTTGTGAAAAGGAGGAGGATTATCTAGAAATTGCTCGGCAAAGAATCGCCGATTTAAAGGCAGGAACATTGGGTTATCGTCCTTTGGGTAAACCAATTCACGCTCCGAGCGATCGCGATAAGGTGGCGCAAATTCCAATTGAATGGAAAGGGGCGGAAACTCTATAA
- the asnB gene encoding asparagine synthase (glutamine-hydrolyzing), with protein MCGICGFVYADRDRAVHPEIVEIMTATITHRGPDEKGIYAKENVGLGMRRLSIIDLGSGQQPIHNEDKTIWVVFNGELYNYRELTHSLTRLGHKFYTASDTEVLVHAYEEFGDDFLEYLNGMYAFALWDDRNKRLIVARDRLGIKPLYYTLHDNAFLFGSELKTLLAYPGTSRNVDLFALNEYLSFEYIPTPRTIFQNIAKLPPGHALSYSQGDLKIWQYWDVNLARSENLQPKPAQEYELELLEILRSSIRKEMVSDVPVGVLLSGGLDSTTVAALMAEAAPGNVKSFSIRFDDPSFDESYYARLAARHLQTEHHELTLTPKLVLELVPQLAKVLDEPLGDSSIIPTFLLSQFTRRHVKVALGGDGGDELFGGYSTLQAHRLVEYYEMLLPGFVRHRVVPWLVDRLPVSFDNISLDFKIRRFIGGRGIPIVMRHHQWLGSFTVAQKQKLLQPWTQLQERDTYQIAFQHQRNSQAQEALNQLLYCDLKLYLEGDILPKVDRASMANSLEVRVPLLNHTLVEYVAKLPHNMKLHGLTTKYILRRAMRPYLPKEIIQRGKKGFNMPVAKWFSGPLRPLLEEMLSAERLQREGFFNPNYVQQLLQEHLSGRKDHRKLLWTLLVFELWYEHWGN; from the coding sequence ATGTGTGGAATTTGTGGGTTTGTCTACGCAGATCGCGATCGCGCCGTCCATCCCGAAATCGTAGAAATCATGACTGCTACGATAACCCATCGCGGCCCCGACGAAAAAGGCATCTACGCTAAAGAAAATGTCGGCTTAGGAATGCGTCGCCTCTCCATCATCGATCTCGGCAGCGGCCAACAACCCATCCATAACGAAGATAAAACCATTTGGGTCGTTTTCAACGGCGAACTTTACAACTACCGCGAACTTACCCATTCCCTCACTCGCCTCGGTCACAAATTCTACACCGCCAGCGATACCGAAGTCCTCGTCCACGCCTACGAAGAATTTGGCGACGACTTCCTTGAATACCTCAACGGGATGTATGCCTTTGCCCTCTGGGACGATCGCAACAAACGCCTCATTGTAGCGCGCGATCGCCTCGGCATCAAACCCCTCTACTACACCCTCCACGACAACGCCTTCCTCTTCGGTTCCGAACTCAAAACCCTCCTCGCCTACCCCGGAACCTCCCGCAACGTCGATTTATTCGCCCTCAACGAATACCTCAGCTTTGAATACATCCCCACCCCCCGCACCATCTTTCAAAACATCGCCAAACTTCCCCCCGGACACGCCCTCAGCTACAGCCAAGGCGACTTAAAAATTTGGCAATATTGGGATGTTAACCTCGCCCGCAGCGAAAACCTGCAACCCAAACCCGCCCAAGAATACGAACTCGAACTCCTCGAAATCCTCCGCAGCAGCATCCGCAAAGAAATGGTAAGCGATGTCCCCGTCGGCGTACTCCTCAGCGGCGGACTCGACTCCACCACCGTCGCCGCACTGATGGCAGAAGCAGCACCCGGTAACGTCAAAAGCTTCTCAATCCGGTTTGACGATCCTTCCTTCGATGAATCCTACTACGCCCGCCTCGCCGCCCGCCACCTCCAAACCGAACATCACGAACTCACCCTCACCCCCAAACTCGTCCTCGAACTCGTCCCCCAACTCGCCAAAGTCCTCGACGAACCCCTCGGCGACTCCTCCATCATTCCCACCTTTCTCCTGTCGCAATTCACCCGCCGCCACGTTAAAGTAGCCCTCGGTGGCGATGGCGGCGACGAGTTATTTGGCGGCTATTCGACGCTGCAAGCCCATCGCTTAGTAGAATACTACGAAATGTTATTGCCGGGATTTGTGCGCCATCGCGTCGTCCCTTGGCTAGTCGATCGCCTGCCCGTCTCTTTTGATAACATCAGCCTAGACTTCAAAATTCGTCGCTTTATCGGCGGACGCGGTATCCCCATTGTTATGCGCCACCATCAATGGTTAGGTTCCTTTACTGTCGCCCAAAAGCAAAAATTATTGCAACCCTGGACGCAATTACAAGAACGAGATACCTATCAAATTGCCTTCCAACACCAGCGTAATTCTCAAGCCCAAGAAGCCCTCAATCAGTTGTTATATTGCGATTTGAAATTGTATTTAGAAGGCGACATTTTACCGAAAGTCGATCGCGCGAGTATGGCAAACTCCCTCGAAGTGCGAGTCCCCCTACTCAACCATACCTTAGTAGAATACGTCGCCAAACTGCCCCACAACATGAAATTGCACGGCTTGACAACAAAATATATCCTGCGTCGCGCCATGCGTCCTTACTTACCGAAAGAGATTATTCAAAGGGGTAAAAAAGGCTTTAATATGCCCGTCGCGAAGTGGTTTTCCGGCCCATTGCGTCCGTTATTAGAAGAAATGCTATCGGCAGAACGCTTGCAACGAGAGGGATTTTTTAACCCCAATTACGTGCAGCAATTATTGCAGGAACATCTGAGCGGTCGTAAAGACCATCGAAAGTTATTATGGACGTTGTTGGTGTTTGAATTGTGGTACGAACATTGGGGAAACTAA
- a CDS encoding iron uptake porin: MQWVWKLSLAFAIAGSLGGLGESAIAQSLEEFTPDSDAQMGHIPSVSRLSDVRPTDWAYAALQDLIQRYDCLTGYPDGTFRGDRALTRYEFAAALNACLDRVQTLILGGNLASRDDRETLKHLQSEFETELTQLRDRVDTLEASTAVLEDHQFSTTTKLRGNVWLNFTGAYPTGNIWAERNLNAPENPYLPPERDANNRPTRVQLSESQETFSYSSDFTLTTSFTGKDSLVVELTAGNGNSPANQLVSAGFYNSWGTPFLDRTDAATPNQVVLRHIAYTFPVGDNLRVAVGPSLNYYRYFDNNPYNFFPIGTTSFNSNGSTLLSAIDRGPGAVITWQIAPPLAFTIGYLAEKNEYLPSPPFQSATTDGFFKSSNILSAELDYAPTDNLNLRFIYARSSLKPYNGYIGDAVGEPLPYGFADDGFGGTIRNSGANTFVFNFDWLMSEGIALFGRYSYGNLAINPINPIRTDGEIRVQSFQIGLGLPDLGKQGALGVISFLVPHHYLEGREFLLSGGGDGGTQYELEASYFYPISQNMAIVPALYTIWNANNFSSNPAVFVGNLRAQFHF, encoded by the coding sequence ATGCAATGGGTCTGGAAACTTTCGCTAGCCTTCGCGATCGCGGGAAGTTTGGGAGGATTAGGAGAAAGCGCGATCGCGCAATCCCTGGAAGAATTCACCCCAGATAGCGATGCACAAATGGGTCACATCCCGTCCGTTTCGCGCCTTTCCGACGTGCGGCCGACGGATTGGGCTTACGCTGCCCTACAAGACCTGATTCAGCGCTACGATTGTCTTACAGGCTACCCAGACGGAACCTTTCGCGGCGATCGCGCCCTCACCCGCTACGAATTTGCCGCCGCACTCAATGCTTGTCTCGATCGCGTCCAAACCCTTATCCTTGGCGGCAACTTAGCTTCCCGCGACGATCGCGAAACCTTAAAACACCTGCAAAGCGAATTTGAAACCGAATTGACGCAACTGCGCGATCGCGTCGATACCCTTGAAGCTAGTACCGCCGTTCTCGAAGACCATCAATTTTCCACCACAACTAAACTGCGAGGTAACGTCTGGCTTAATTTTACCGGAGCTTACCCTACGGGCAATATCTGGGCGGAACGCAACCTCAACGCGCCGGAAAATCCCTATCTTCCCCCCGAACGCGATGCCAACAATCGCCCCACCCGCGTTCAACTCTCTGAGTCCCAAGAAACCTTCAGCTACAGCAGCGATTTTACCCTCACGACTTCCTTTACCGGCAAAGACTCGCTGGTTGTCGAACTCACTGCCGGTAACGGCAACTCTCCGGCGAATCAACTCGTTTCCGCCGGTTTTTACAACTCCTGGGGAACGCCCTTTCTCGATCGCACCGATGCTGCAACTCCCAACCAAGTCGTCCTGCGACACATTGCCTATACCTTTCCCGTCGGCGATAACTTGCGCGTTGCGGTCGGCCCCAGCTTAAACTACTACCGATACTTCGACAACAACCCCTACAACTTTTTTCCCATCGGCACGACGAGCTTTAACTCGAATGGTAGCACCCTTTTAAGCGCGATCGATCGCGGTCCGGGAGCCGTTATTACTTGGCAAATCGCGCCCCCCCTCGCTTTCACCATTGGCTATCTCGCCGAAAAAAACGAATATTTACCCTCGCCGCCTTTCCAAAGCGCCACGACTGACGGCTTTTTTAAAAGTTCCAATATCCTCTCAGCGGAACTCGATTACGCCCCCACCGACAACCTCAATCTACGCTTCATTTATGCCCGTTCTTCCCTCAAACCTTACAACGGTTATATTGGTGATGCTGTTGGCGAACCACTCCCTTATGGATTCGCCGATGATGGTTTCGGTGGCACAATTCGGAATTCCGGCGCGAATACCTTCGTCTTTAATTTCGATTGGTTAATGAGCGAAGGAATCGCCCTATTCGGACGCTATTCTTACGGAAATTTAGCTATTAATCCCATCAATCCTATCCGGACTGATGGCGAGATTCGCGTGCAATCTTTTCAAATCGGATTGGGTCTCCCCGATCTCGGCAAGCAGGGCGCATTGGGCGTTATTTCTTTTCTCGTTCCCCACCATTATTTAGAAGGTCGCGAGTTCCTTCTATCCGGCGGTGGCGATGGCGGTACGCAGTACGAATTGGAAGCTTCTTACTTCTATCCCATCAGCCAAAATATGGCAATTGTTCCGGCTTTATATACAATTTGGAATGCCAATAATTTTAGTAGCAATCCGGCTGTGTTTGTCGGGAATCTTCGCGCTCAATTTCATTTTTAG
- the gloB gene encoding hydroxyacylglutathione hydrolase yields MDIIRLPALSDNYIFLLHDRSQNVAAVVDPADARPVLQQLEALGATLIAIFNTHHHSDHVGGNQALLRHFPDACVYGGEVDRGRIPGQQVFLKEGDRVEFVNRIGEVFFVPGHTRAHIAYYFQPTDSGEPGELFCGDTLFAGGCGRLFEGTPAQMVDSLSKFRNLPENTRVWCAHEYTLSNLKFALTVDADNTDLQARYDEVEKARSQRQATIPTFIGVEKRTNPFLRWDTPAIQTAMGTGDPVQSFARLRGKKDSF; encoded by the coding sequence ATGGATATTATTCGGCTTCCAGCACTGTCTGATAATTATATTTTCCTGTTGCACGATCGCTCGCAAAATGTTGCAGCAGTTGTGGATCCCGCCGATGCACGGCCGGTATTACAACAATTGGAAGCGTTGGGGGCAACCTTAATCGCGATCTTCAATACGCACCACCATTCCGATCATGTCGGCGGCAATCAAGCGCTGCTGCGCCATTTTCCGGATGCTTGCGTTTACGGGGGCGAAGTCGATCGCGGGCGTATCCCCGGACAGCAAGTTTTCTTAAAAGAAGGCGATCGCGTTGAATTTGTCAACCGTATTGGCGAAGTTTTCTTTGTTCCCGGACATACCCGCGCCCACATCGCCTATTACTTCCAGCCGACAGACTCCGGAGAACCGGGCGAACTGTTCTGCGGCGATACGCTGTTTGCAGGCGGCTGCGGGCGACTATTTGAAGGCACGCCCGCGCAAATGGTCGATTCTTTGAGCAAGTTTCGCAACCTTCCCGAAAATACGCGGGTTTGGTGCGCCCACGAGTATACGCTCAGTAATTTGAAGTTTGCGCTGACGGTGGATGCAGATAATACAGATTTACAAGCGCGCTACGACGAAGTAGAAAAAGCGCGATCGCAGCGTCAAGCCACGATTCCGACTTTCATCGGCGTAGAAAAGCGTACTAACCCTTTCCTGCGCTGGGATACGCCCGCTATTCAAACCGCAATGGGAACCGGCGATCCGGTGCAAAGTTTCGCTCGTTTGCGGGGTAAAAAAGACTCTTTTTAA
- a CDS encoding adenylate/guanylate cyclase domain-containing protein: protein MFIQNFQRLYPSGYLDRLMKLLDQRLEPGADKNCIDRRIWDLFGEEWAIMFTDLSGFSRLAAEFGIIHFLQTIYESQRLFSRCIDDYDGVTIKMEGDSMLVLFRQPLKAVECAIDMQRAAKEYNRDKIEVEQILLCVGLGYGKILSIGEQDVFGAEVNAASKLGEDTAKAWEILVTESLAEYIRGRENVALQKIDFIPPGAKAAYQLIYER from the coding sequence ATGTTTATTCAAAATTTCCAAAGACTTTACCCCAGCGGCTATTTAGATCGACTGATGAAGTTGCTCGACCAACGCTTGGAACCCGGAGCGGACAAGAATTGCATCGATCGGCGCATCTGGGATTTATTCGGCGAAGAATGGGCAATTATGTTCACCGATTTATCCGGATTTTCTCGCTTAGCAGCAGAATTTGGGATTATCCACTTTCTCCAAACCATCTACGAATCGCAACGATTGTTCAGTCGTTGTATTGACGACTACGATGGCGTTACCATTAAAATGGAAGGGGATAGTATGCTGGTTTTATTTCGCCAGCCCTTGAAGGCGGTGGAATGCGCGATCGATATGCAGCGGGCCGCTAAGGAATACAATCGAGATAAAATTGAGGTCGAGCAAATTTTATTATGCGTAGGTCTGGGTTATGGTAAAATTTTGTCGATTGGGGAACAGGACGTTTTTGGGGCGGAGGTCAACGCAGCTAGTAAGTTAGGTGAAGATACAGCGAAAGCGTGGGAGATTCTTGTTACCGAGTCGCTCGCTGAATATATTCGGGGAAGAGAAAATGTAGCGCTGCAAAAGATTGATTTTATTCCGCCAGGAGCAAAAGCCGCTTATCAATTAATTTATGAGCGATAA